The genomic interval CTTTGAGCTTGAGCACTTCACGCACATCGGGCTCTTCGCGGAACAACTTGCTCATGGCGCTGCGCATCACACGGTCAGCATCTGATTCGAGCTTGTCGATTTCTTCGCAGGTCTTCAACGCGGCTTCGGCGGTGGCGTGGTCGGAGATTTTTTCCAACATGTACACGGCATCGCGCAAGCGCTCGCAGCACTTCACGCTCAAGTCGGTCAAACGCACGATCTCTTCGTTCATGACGCGCACGTCATACAAAGCCATGGTTTCGGCGGTGTCTTGAATCAAGTCAGCCACATCGTCCATGGTGTTGATCAAGGAGTGGATTTGCTCGCGATCAATGGGCGTGATGAAGGTCTTGTGGATGGCCACATTGCACTCGTGCGTGACACGGTCTGCACCGCGTTCGGCGTTGTCCACTTCTTGGTTGTATTTGTCACGCAAGATGGGGTCGTTGTAATTAGCGACCAAGCTTGAGAAAGCATGTGCAGCTTCTACGATGCGATCTGCATGCTGGTTGAACATGACGAAAAAATTGCCTTCAGTGGGCAACAACTTTCCAAATAGCATTTGGAGCTCCTGTGGATGACTTATTTATGACAGTTAGATGACGGGACAAAGTGTAATCGCGTCTCACCCGCGAAAGACGAAATACACCGCCCCCACCATGCACAAACCAGCCCAAACATAATCCAACTTGAGTGGTTCGTTCAAGAAAAAGACTGAAAACGGTACAAACACCGCCAAGGTGATCACTTCTTGAATGATTTTCAGTTGTCCGACTTCTAACCCAGCCTCATGAAAACCAATTCGATTGGCAGGCACTTGGAGTAAATACTCCATCAGCGCAATGCCCCAGCTCACCAAAGCAGCGGTGTACCAAGGTGAGTTGGCCAGACTCTTGAGATGTCCGTACCAAGCAAACGTCATAAACACATTGGCCGCAATCAGCAACAACACCGCTTGCAAAGCCAAAGGGATGGCAGAAAAGTTCATGGTAAATCCTGCGGATTGATGTGCTGAATGGCTTGGTCTTGCACGGCAGCCAATTGCAAGGCGCTCACACGTTCGGGCCAAACTTCAGCCAAAGGTTGCAGCACAAATGCGCGCTCTTGCCACCGAGGGTGCGGCAAGGTCAGCTCTGGGCTCTCTAGCGACACATCGCCGTAAAAGATCACATCCAAATCCAGTGTGCGCGGTGCATTCTTGTAGGGGCGCTCACGGCCGCTTTGCAGCTCGAGCGCTTGCAGGGCATGTAACAACGCCAGCGGGCCAAGCTGCGTTTGTATCAATGCGACAGCGTTGATGAAGTCTGGGCCTTGGGCCTCGTATGGAGCGCTGCGGTACAGCGACGAGGCTTTGAGGAGTTGCGTTCCGGGCAAACCCGCCACATCGCGCAAGGCTTGCTGCACGGTGGCCACTGCATCGCCCAAATTGGCGCCAAGGGCCACGCACGCCATGACGGGGGACGTTGACATGGCGAAGGCTCCGTTTACTCGGCG from Limnohabitans curvus carries:
- the folK gene encoding 2-amino-4-hydroxy-6-hydroxymethyldihydropteridine diphosphokinase encodes the protein MSTSPVMACVALGANLGDAVATVQQALRDVAGLPGTQLLKASSLYRSAPYEAQGPDFINAVALIQTQLGPLALLHALQALELQSGRERPYKNAPRTLDLDVIFYGDVSLESPELTLPHPRWQERAFVLQPLAEVWPERVSALQLAAVQDQAIQHINPQDLP
- a CDS encoding DUF47 domain-containing protein; translated protein: MLFGKLLPTEGNFFVMFNQHADRIVEAAHAFSSLVANYNDPILRDKYNQEVDNAERGADRVTHECNVAIHKTFITPIDREQIHSLINTMDDVADLIQDTAETMALYDVRVMNEEIVRLTDLSVKCCERLRDAVYMLEKISDHATAEAALKTCEEIDKLESDADRVMRSAMSKLFREEPDVREVLKLKAIYQLLETITDKCEDVANLIEGIVLENS
- a CDS encoding DMT family protein, whose protein sequence is MNFSAIPLALQAVLLLIAANVFMTFAWYGHLKSLANSPWYTAALVSWGIALMEYLLQVPANRIGFHEAGLEVGQLKIIQEVITLAVFVPFSVFFLNEPLKLDYVWAGLCMVGAVYFVFRG